In one Nicotiana tomentosiformis chromosome 6, ASM39032v3, whole genome shotgun sequence genomic region, the following are encoded:
- the LOC104085745 gene encoding peroxidase 24: MKQSNLVFLLLVTVVAFGICNADKLKMNYYHKSCPSVERIVREITWSRVAADPSLPAKLLRLHYHDCFVRGCDASVLLDSTPKNSAEKAALPNRSLGGYEVIDDIKKKLEQVCPHKVSCADILALVTRDAVSYQFGRSMWKIPTGRKDGRVSKASEALASLPSPFANFTTLLRQFQDNDLDIVDLVTLSGAHTIGITHCTLVAKRLYNFTGKGDADPSLNPNYATTLRTMCPNPINPKTVLELDPKSSLSFDSHYYEALNQNKGLLRSDAALLTNSHSAQIVRKLQNPHVFLAFFSRSMKKMGDIRVLADGEGEIRKNCRAVNA; this comes from the exons ATGAAGCAAAGTAATCTTGTTTTTCTTCTATTAGTTACAGTAGTAGCTTTCGGGATTTGCAATGCAGATAAGCTGAAGATGAATTACTATCACAAAAGCTGTCCTTCAGTTGAAAGAATTGTGAGGGAAATTACATGGAGCAGAGTTGCTGCTGATCCCAGCTTGCCAGCAAAGCTACTTCGCCTTCACTACCATGACTGCTTTGTTAGG GGCTGTGATGCATCAGTTTTACTTGACTCCACTCCAAAAAACAGTGCAGAAAAAGCAGCCCTACCAAATCGATCTCTAGGAGGTTACGAGGTTATCGACGATATAAAGAAGAAACTAGAACAAGTGTGCCCACATAAAGTTTCTTGTGCTGATATTCTAGCCTTGGTAACTCGAGATGCAGTTTCATACCAA TTCGGACGATCAATGTGGAAAATTCCAACAGGGCGAAAAGACGGAAGAGTATCAAAGGCATCGGAAGCATTAGCCAGCTTGCCGTCGCCATTTGCAAACTTTACCACTCTTTTACGACAATTTCAAGACAACGATTTGGACATTGTCGATTTAGTTACTTTGTCAG GGGCACATACCATAGGAATAACACATTGCACATTGGTTGCAAAAAGACTTTATAATTTCACAGGAAAGGGCGATGCAGATCCTTCATTGAATCCCAATTATGCTACAACATTGAGAACAATGTGCCCTAACCCTATCAATCCAAAAACTGTTCTAGAACTGGATCCAAAAAGTTCATTATCTTTTGATAGCCATTACTATGAGGCTCTGAATCAAAACAAAGGCCTACTCAGATCTGATGCGGCGTTACTGACCAACTCCCATTCTGCTCAGATTGTAAGAAAACTGCAAAATCCTCATGTTTTCTTAGCATTTTTCAGCCGTTCGATGAAGAAAATGGGCGATATTAGAGTCCTCGCGGATGGTGAAGGAGAAATAAGGAAGAATTGTAGAGCTGTAAATGCCTAA